Proteins from one Fragaria vesca subsp. vesca linkage group LG6, FraVesHawaii_1.0, whole genome shotgun sequence genomic window:
- the LOC101292920 gene encoding anaphase-promoting complex subunit cdc20-like has protein sequence MDSSRKAMSQYPRHRSQENLDRFIPNREAIDIGYANAVLTERRTGKVNPVESSASTVAYQKLLAETLNMNRRILTFKSKPPAPIELIPRAMCSPPNNKAKSRTRRHISQTAEKILDAPDLSDDFYLKLLDWGTNNILAIALGSTVYLWDASNSSTSELVTVSDDDGPVTSLSWAADGRHIALGLNNSCVELWDSISVKLLRRLRGHHERVGSLAWNKEILTTGSRDGNIINNDVRVRSHMVQNFLGHQQEVCGLKWSASGCQLASGGNDSLVFIWDRSFASRNAQWLHRLQDHTSAVKALAWCPFQANLLASGGGVGDDTIKFWNAHTGSCLNSVNTGSQVCALLWNSHERELLSSQGFTENQLILWKYPSMVRLTELSGHTSRVLYMTQSPDGCTVASAADETLGFWNVFGIPEVAKPAPKQSLMPFSPRYNCIR, from the exons ATGGATTCATCAAGAAAGGCCATGTCCCAGTACCCAAGACATCGTAGTCAAGAAAAT TTGGATAGGTTCATCCCCAATCGGGAGGCTATAGACATTGGTTATGCCAATGCTGTGCTGACAGAAAGGAGAACAGGCAAAGTGAACCCAGTTGAGAGCTCTGCATCGACTGTGGCGTACCAGAAGCTATTGGCTGAGACGCTCAACATGAATCGGAGAATTCTTACATTCAAGAGCAAGCCTCCTGCGCCTATTGAACTGATTCCGAGGGCAATGTGTTCACCCCCAAATAATAAGGCCAAATCCAGGACCAGGAGACACATTTCTCAG ACAGCAGAGAAGATATTGGATGCTCCCGATCTCTCTGATGATTTCTATTTGAAGTTACTGGACTGGGGCACAAACAACATCCTTGCAATAGCTCTTGGAAGCACGGTTTACCTATGGGATGCTTCAAACAGCTCCACCTCAGAGCTTGTTACAGTTTCTGATGATGATGGTCCTGTTACAAGCCTTAGCTGGGCTGCTGATGGAAGGCACATTGCTCTTGGATTAAACAATTCTTGCGTTGAATTGTGGGATTCTATCTCTGTTAAACTG TTACGAAGATTGAGGGGTCACCATGAACGAGTAGGTTCATTGGCATGGAACAAAGAGATTCTCACAACAGGTTCAAGGGATGGAAATATCATCAACAATGATGTAAGAGTTAGATCCCATATGGTTCAAAACTTCTTGGGCCACCAGCAGGAGGTTTGTGGACTAAAATGGTCTGCCTCTGGCTGTCAGCTAGCAAGTGGAGGTAACGATAGTCTGGTTTTCATATGGGATAGGTCATTTGCCTCTCGAAATGCACAGTGGCTTCACAGGTTACAAGATCACACTTCAGCAGTCAAAGCCCTTGCTTGGTGTCCATTCCAAGCGAATTTACTAGCCTCTGGTGGTGGTGTAGGGGATGATACAATTAAGTTCTGGAATGCACACACGGGCTCCTGCTTAAATTCAGTCAACACAGGCTCGCAAGTGTGTGCTCTACTGTGGAACAGCCATGAACGAGAGTTGTTAAGCTCTCAGGGCTTTACAGAGAACCAACTCATCCTCTGGAAGTACCCGTCCATGGTGAGGTTGACAGAGCTCAGTGGTCACACTTCTAGAGTGCTCTATATGACGCAGAGCCCAGATGGGTGCACCGTTGCATCTGCAGCGGACGAAACACTGGGGTTCTGGAATGTGTTTGGGATCCCAGAAGTTGCCAAGCCTGCTCCAAAACAAAGTCTGATGCCATTTTCTCCCAGGTACAACTGCATTCGTTGA
- the LOC101300644 gene encoding uncharacterized protein LOC101300644 translates to MDSEALPSSRNVAKCCNCECSCTLMSGSSGSWIRSVKRKYAELDEEGNRFFIPGLEVYYNAKVQVDHECNALREALSSQQQTIQDLYTELDEERNASSSAANEAMSMILRLQREKAEIQMEARQFKLFVEEKMAHDQRELVALEDLLYKREQTIQALTCEVQAYKHRMMSYGLSEAEADGAGSVLSRNQSMGDCESQYDLPTTPIYEYPPLKCKINETQGPLEEDDVADIEKYAFGETPRDQLKNLENRLYQMERCPSNNQLEGDFSGSKHIYEKGVIGHSPRRSRNSRIVSNESTPYSAVVREAGADFFAESPRYSSSFKRAENVSHPEDYSNMRKLDNASEIRDDTSDRIYTIDSVHNGAPYSGFNDAKPGIYGDYESTPRGSLYHTEDPDIMKLYMRLQALEADRESMRQTMLSMRTDKAQLVLLKEIAQHLYKDMSPDGQVIVNKQSGFSFMSVFKWVKSFVFWRRRARRSKYMFGLSANVGLLMLLDKGPHTRQWRCLTSTQI, encoded by the exons ATGGATTCGGAGGCACTGCCGTCCTCGAGGAATGTGGCGAAATGTTGCAATTGCGAATGTAGTTGTACGTTGATGAGCGGCTCCTCGGGGAGCTGGATTCGCTCGGTTAAGAGGAAGTATGCCGAGTTGGATGAGGAGGGGAACCGGTTCTTTATACCCGGGCTGGAAGTCTATTACAATGCAAAAGTCCAAGTGGATCACGAATGTAATGCGCTGCGTGAGGCTCTCAGTAGCCAGCAGCAAACGATACAAGATTTGTACACCGAACTGGATGAGGAGAGGAATGCTTCTTCATCAGCTGCAAATGAGGCTATGTCGATGATACTGAGGTTGCAGAGGGAGAAGGCTGAGATACAGATGGAGGCCAGGCAGTTCAAGCTCTTTGTCGAGGAAAAGATGGCACATGACCAGCGGGAGCTGGTGGCATTGGAAGATCTGTTGTATAAGAGAGAGCAGACAATTCAGGCACTCACATGTGAAGTGCAGGCCTATAAACATCGGATGATGAGTTATGGGCTCTCTGAGGCCGAGGCTGATGGTGCCGGGAGCGTGCTCAGCCGAAACCAGAGCATGGGGGACTGTGAATCCCAGTATGATCTCCCCACAACTCCCATATATGAATACCCGCCTTTGAAATGCAAGATAAATGAGACCCAAGGTCCGTTGGAGGAGGATGATGTAGCAGATATTGAGAAATATGCATTTGGTGAGACTCCTCGAGATCAATTGAAGAACCTAGAAAATAGGCTCTACCAGATGGAGAGGTGTCCGAGCAATAATCAGTTGGAAGGGGATTTTTCGGGTTCCAAGCACATATATGAAAAGGGGGTGATTGGCCATTCTCCTAGGCGGTCAAGAAATTCCAGGATAGTTTCAAATGAGTCAACTCCATATTCAGCGGTTGTAAGAGAAGCCGGTGCAGATTTCTTTGCTGAATCTCCTAGGTATAGCAGCAGCTTCAAGAGGGCAGAGAATGTCTCCCACCCTGAGGACTACTCAAATATGAGAAAGTTGGACAATGCATCAGAAATTCGAGACGACACAAGTGACAGAATTTATACCATTGACTCTGTTCATAATGGAGCACCATACAGTGGTTTTAATGATGCCAAACCTGGGATCTATGGGGATTACGAAAGTACACCAAGAGGGTCACTTTACCATACTGAAGATCCTGATATCATGAAGCTCTATATGAGGCTTCAGGCACTTGAGGCTGACAGGGAGTCAATGAGGCAAACAATGCTTTCGATGCGAACTGATAAAGCTCAACTGGTGTTACTTAAAGAAATAGCACAGCACTTGTATAAAGACATGTCACCAGATGGACAAGTGATTGTGAATAAGCAATCTGGCTTCTCATTCATGTCCGTTTTTAAG TGGGTCAAGTCCTTTGTTTTCTGGAGAAGGAGAGCTCGTCGGAGCAA GTACATGTTTGGGCTATCGGCCAATGTGGGTTTGCTGATGCTGTTAGACAAGGGCCCCCATACAAGGCAGTGGAGATGTCTTACTAGTACACAAATCTGA